Within the Procambarus clarkii isolate CNS0578487 chromosome 28, FALCON_Pclarkii_2.0, whole genome shotgun sequence genome, the region tacaaTACAGGTACCCGACCGGCGGTGCTTGGGTCTGTCTattccctccccccacctctctctgttGGGGTAGCTTCGACACCGTATCATGTGGTATTCGCTTCTTTGATACCGATCTCAACAGGCCCATGTTAACACGTACCCTACAGACAATAACGTGCAAAAATTGAGTGAGGCTAGACCCAAGCGTCTGACCGCCAATCTCAGAtaaataggtgtgtgtgtgtgtgtgtgtgtgtgtgtgtgtgtgtatttactatttgtatctgaagaatcgagctattagctcctggaccccgcctttctaactaatttatttgttcctctattatgtctactatatatattttctcttgcgcgcgcgcacgcacacacacacatcccctagGAATCAGCCCTGATACCTATTTACTccctgatacctatttactgctaggtgaacacgagcattagggtgagagaaactctgcccatttgtttctgactctgccggggatcgaacccgagcccttggaactacgaccccagagcgcggtCCACTCAGCTGCGAGGCCCCCTtccgtgtgtggtgtgtgttgcgtgcgtgtgtgcgtgcgtacttgcgcgcgcgcgcgtgtgtgtgtgtgtgtgtgtgtgtgtgtgtgtgcgtgcgcgtgcgcgtgtgcgcgtgcgcgtgcgtgtgtgtgtgtgtgtgtgtgtgtgtgtgtgtgtgtgtgtgtgtgtgtgtgtgtgtgtgtgtgcgcgcgcgcgcgtgcgtgcgtgcgtgcgtgtgcaacatacatatatacatgttggAGACCAACAAAAGTCTCAAGGAGCAGAAacaacctcctcctccaccacaccagcGCGAGCGTCTCAAGGATACACTCGTGATACTGATAATATTTGCATATTAAAGACCTTATAGCTACGATGTTGAGGTGGAAGTCGCTGCTGACACCCCTGGTTTTGATATCTGAGGTCACTGGTTCGAGCCCCCACTCCGCTGCGGCAGTTACGTCATAAGAAGCGAGGGAGAGTGTCCTTGTAACCAAAGATGCTCACCAAGTAGCACTTTGGCTGTCCTCTGTGTTCAGATACCCGTGGTTTTTCtctcctaccacagacgtggccagacattttgcaatgctaaccagcatatatacatttttttctgtcctccatggacaaggaGAGAGATTTCTTAAACATATAATTCAATGAGTTATTGAACACTTGTGTGTGAGTCGAGGAGTCACATAGCTTGATTACCTGACCTAattattccttattattattgctTTGGCTTTTGATTATTATTGCTAATAATGTCTTCGTTATTACTTatgttttttaattattattattgtcaatatatttttgtttaacaaTTGTTTAAATGATTGATTTTATTTGTAAGGAAATTTGCATGTAATTTGCATTACTGTATTCGACCTTGTTTTTACATTTGGAACTAGAAATCCACGCAGTATAATTTTGTACATTAGTTCAACCCTTTAAGTGTGGCTCAAGTTTTACCATAAAGATGACACCTTAAGGTCTAAAATCCTTAGTACCATACCATGCGTTTCAACCGTATCTTTTCTAATTCCAGCAACTTACGTGTCAGTAACATGAACTTAATCAGACGTCTATAATTACCCAAGTTTGTTGTGGTTGGGTTTATCAGCCACGTATATATAAACATTcacaataattaaaattatttttTCACACAAAACATTAACTCAAAATGACAATATGATTACTTGGATATAGTGACAGCTGGTTGAGGCCCAGCTGTCACTATACCTAATAGTTATGGCATCTCGTATAGTGGTAGAGAGAGATATAGTATCTTAACTATTTTAGGAAAAAAACTGATTTTTTGGGGTCTATCAATAAGTAAAGGAGCATTATTTATTTGTATAGATTTTTAGGTAGGGGGGTATATGTGCGTTTTTTTTCCAGCACGTTACCCGTAAACCAGGGATATTCAATGAGCAgactgaggttaggttaggttaaggtttacGCACGTTGCTACTCGTCTAAATATACGCCAAGTCAGGACCTTTGGGCACcggttccaccaccgcccacgggatgggtgtgggctccaccaccgcccgcgggatgagtatgggctccaccaccgcCCGCGGAATGAgtatgggctccaccaccgcCCGCGGGATGAGTAAAGGCTCCACCACCGCccgcgggatgagtatggggtccaccaccgcccgcgggatgagtatggggtccactccatcatatctattatatatatatttaacacacACATACGGCCACATGGATGTAGACAGTAGCAGTTGTcgaactgctaggtgaacaggggcctcAGGTAaatgaaactgcccatttgtttctgcctcgacagGGAATCGAACTTGGGGCCATTAGGACTAAGAGCACTGAGCGTTGTCTACTCGGCCGCAGGGCcgtgtatgaatgtttgtgtgtctactcgcctagttgtacttgcaggggatgagcttcggctcattggtcccgcctttcaactcaacaggtgtgcaggttcctgagtctactgggctttatcatatctacacttgaaactgtgtatggagtctgcctctacatcgcttcctaatacattccatttattgactactctgacactacaatattatttctaatgttttttatgggtcatttgggcactcaatttccacgtaTGTTCCCTAGTgtatgtgtcccttgtgttaaataaactatctttgtctatcctatcaattcctttgagaatcttgtatgtggtgatcaagtccccccacccccaattctcCTGTCTTTCACCGTTCCAGGActagcactagtctggtggcaaacctctgagccttctccaatttagttttatgcttgacgagctacggactccatactggagctgcataatccaggattggtttgacatacatagtatacaaggttctgaatgattccttgcactagctagctttttgacactgtatTCCCCTTCATATACTCTAGAGTAGCTGCACAAacacagatgtacctaatatattaataataaaaaaaaatgcacaagcttctaaaggccgttcttatgttggccagcctggcatatgccgctgaggttTTCCCCTTGATATGGACTTCGGGGGGACAGGCCTGGattgatatcaaccccaggtctttctctcattctagaaaaatttcatctcccaaatgataccttgtatctggcctcctgctccctaaacctatcttcattacattacattttctcGGGTTAAATTTTAACaacaatttgttggaccattccttcagtttgtcaaggtcttctggAAGACTCatgctatcctcctctgtcttaatccttctcataattttggcataatcagcaaacattgagagaaatgagtctataccctcttgaagatcatttacgtatatcagaaacaggataggtccgagtacagagccctgtgggactctgcttgAGACTtaccgccaatctgaggtctcacccctcacagtaactctctgctacctattgcttaggtactccgttatccactggagcgccctaccagttactcctgcctgtttccccAACTTAAGCACCCGCCCCCTATGGGGTACTGCGTCAAAGGCATTTCGGCAATCCAAGAAGATGCAGTCTACCCAAACTTCTCTTTGAGGCAAGACCTGTGAGGCAAGatataccctccctgaacccatgttgatgggttgccaCGATgtcccttttctccagatgtgttacttggtcctttctcacgatcttcttcttcaccttgcatggtatacaagtcaaggacactggcctgtagttcagtgtctcttgtctgtcacccattttgtatattgggactacattagccgtcttccatatttctggtaagtctcccgtctccagtgacctactataccaaCCCATCCTAATTTTCTGCcctcctaacttaccagaggacccttaacttactgttttgaaaaaaaattcccaaatttaatattttttcattttcaaattatgtccattttcggccatacgagcaaacggccaaattcagacgtaatttgtaagagaacaggttgaaaAACTCTTTCAGCATCCATGGCGAGATTCCTTCTGGCAACCCGttttcgcactttcttacagtcaatattgacttattaaatacgtgcatatgtgacatactaaacatactagtttaccttgaaaagcttcatagaaaaaaccgaccttacctaaccttcttagtatgttaagataagcatcttattgcttcgtaattacaattattacttaatctattATAGGCATAGGTTATACGAAAGgtataggttatatagactatacgaaagtgcgggaACGGGTTGCTTCTTGACCAACAGCCTCTCTaaagtccagatccaacagatgcctctgtACCTCATCTccggtaatttcgaacccttccacggCCTTCCACGTGTGTAGGTGTACGTGTGCGTGCGCATGCGTGCACGCCCACTTATTAATGCCTACGAATTAGTGACTACGTGGAAGTGAGGTCTGGCACTTGTTGCCCAAACTACTAGCCTTGTTCTTCCTGCAGCTGTATAATGTAACTACTTTGACGtacatgtgtgcgtgtgcgtgtgtgtgtgtgtgtgtgtgtgtgtgtgtgtgtgtgtgtactcacctagttgtgtttgcgggggttgcgctctggctctttggtcccgcctctcaaccgtcaatcaactggtgtacagattcctgagcctattgggctctatcatatctacatttgaaactgtgtatggagtcagccttcgccacatgactgcctaatgcattccatctgttaactactctgacactgaaaaagttctttctaacgtccctgtggctcatttgggtactcagtttccacctctgtccccttgttcgcgtaccacccgtggtaaacagtttatctttatctaccctgtcaattcctctgagaattttgttggtagtgatcatgtctccctagcCTTGTTCTTCCTGCAGCTGTATAATGTAACTACTTTGACGtacatgtgtgcgtgtgcgtgcgtgtgtgtgtgtgtgtgtgtgtgtatgtgtgtgtgtgtgtgtgtgtgtgtgtgtgtgtgtgtgtgtgtgtactcacctagttgtgtttgcgggggttgcgctctggctctttggtcccgcctctcaaccgtcaatcaactggtgtacagattcctgagcctattgggctctatcatatctacatttgaaactgtgtatggagtcagccttcgccacatgactgcctaatgcattccatctgttaactactctgacactgaaaaagttctttctaacgtccctgtggctcatttgggtactcagtttccacctctgtccccttgttcgcgtaccacccgtggtaaacagtttatctttatctaccctgtcaattcctctgagaattttgttggtagtgatcatgtctccctttactcttctgtcttctagtgtcgtgagttgCATTTTTCACAGCCTTTTTtagtcgtaactcatgcctcttagttgtgggactagcctagtggcatctcTCTGAACTTTtttaagcttcgccttgtgcttgacaaggtacaggctccatgctggggccgcatactccaggattggtcttacacatgtagtgtacaaggttctgaatgattccttgcacaggttcctgaaggcagttctgatgttagccagcctcgcatacgcgcagtgtgtgtgtgtgtgtgtgtgtgtgtgtgtgtgtgtgtgtgtgtgtgtgtgtgtgtgttcacctagttgtgcttgcggggattgagcttcggctctttggtccggcctctcaactgtcaatcaatgggTGTATAGGTTGCTGAACctattggtctctatcatatctacacttaaaatgtgtaaggaatctgcctccatcacatcacttcctaatgcattccatttattaactactctgacgttAAACAAATTCTCTctcatgtctctgtggctcatctgggcacacaatttccacctgtgacccccctagtgcgtgtgccccttgtgttaaataaactgtctttgtctaccatATCAATTCCTTTTAGAATTTTTGTTCTTCGATTGTGagaaggcgtgtgtgtgtgtgtcttcgtgAATATTACCTTTTAAAACACCCtccccaacaacacacacacacaaactcactcacacacacacacacacacacacacacacacactcacacacacacacacacacacacacacacacacacacacacacacacacacacacacacacaggctcacaAAAAGCACAATCTTCCGTAGCATGCAACCACAGTATGTAAATCCTGGGAGGCAACAGACATTTGCTAGTCCATCATAGCCTTAGGGTTGGTTGGGGTCatgtgggggttggggggttggggggggtcaGTGAAGGCCAGGGATGGGGGTTAGGGGTCACGGCCAAAGCCCCCTTCCACCTCACGACGTGACTGCGCCACCACGAGCGCCCCTCATCGCACCCTTCTTCCCCCTTCTTtcccatctacacatgtacactgACACCACTCGACGATTCTCCTCTTCCTTGTACAGTAACTTCACAATTACATGAAATATGtcagcgaatatatatatacatcataaGGATCACTATCAAACGTGAACAAAAATCTCCGGTGTCCtttagagcacacacacacacacacacacacacacacacacacacacacacacacacacacacacacaaggaaatctgcgaggcactgaatgccagtttccatggagtgttcactaccgagcctgagcagctcccattgttggaaggggttaccctagatgaaagactatcagatatagaggtgacagcagaggaggtaatgaaacagttgacaactctagatgcaactaaagcagttggaccagacaaagtatcaccctggatactaaaagaagcagcacaggccctcagtgtgcctctggcaatgatctttattgagtcacttatgtcaggagaattgcccagttgctggaagaaggcaaatgtcgtgccgatcttcaggaaaggtgatagggaggaggcacttaactatagacctgtatcactgacaagcatcccctgtaaaatactgttaagaataattaggctacgactggttgcacacctggagaacattaggtttgtgaacaaacatcaacatgggttctggacagggaaatcgtgcctaacaaaccttctggaattctatgataaaataacgaggataagacaggacagagatggttgggcagactgcatatttctggactgccaaaaagcctttgatacagtaccgcacatgagactgctgttcaagctcgagaggcaggcgggggtggggggaaaggtcctagcatggataaggaactacctaacaggaaggagccaaagagttacggtaaggggcgagaagtcggactggcgaacggtaacaagtggagtaccacaaggatcggtgctgggaccaattctatttcttgtatatgttaacgacatgtttacaggcataGAGTCCTACATGCCGATGTTTGcatatgacgcaaagttgatgagaagagttgtggacagatgaggattgcaggatcctccaagaggacctgaacaggttgcagagatggtcagagaaatggctactggaattcaacacgagcaaatgttaagtaatggaaatgggactaggagataggagaccaaagggacagtacacaatgaaggggaacagcctacctgtaacgacgcgtgaaagagacatgggggtggacgtaagacctaatctatctcctgaggcacatataaataggataacgacagcagcgtactctacactggcaaaagttagaacatcattcagaaacctaagtaaggaggcatttagggcgctttacactgcctacgtaaggccagtcttagagtatgccgcctcatcatagagtccccatctgaagaagcatataatgaaactggaaaaggttcagaggtttgcaacgagactcgtcccagagctacgagggatggggtatgaggagcgcctgagggaactgtgccttacgacactggaaagaagaagggagaggggggacatgataggaacgtataagatactcagagggattgacagagtggacatagacgaaatgttcacacggaatagtaacagaacgaggggacatggatggaagcttgaaactcagatgagtcacagagatgttaggaagttttcttttagcgtgagagtagttggaaaatggaatgcacttcaggaacaggttgtggaagcaaatactattcataattttaaaaccaggtatgatagggaaatgggacaggagtcattgctgtaaacaaccgatgctcgaaaggcgggatccaagagtcaatgctcgatcctgcagacacaactaggtgagtacaactaggtgagtatatacacacacacacacaccgcgggTCCGCCCTCGAAATTTCACACCAGGGGGCGCTAGTTTGTCAGTCCGGTACTGTGCTACACAGCCGCTGATGTTACAGAAGCAAAGAAAACCTTTCCTTTCGACCTTCGGATTCTACACTTCAGTTTTGCCTCATCAGTCACTGAGTGGACATTTCAGCGGAATGTCACTTTTTTGACGACCAAAATTCGAAACCTCTAATCCTATTGTGGATGTGTatgttggaaaaaaaaaaaagagtgagaTCATGGAAAAATTGTTTCTGATCACAGCGTGATACCTTGCGCAGTTTCAACGTGACTGGAGATCAATTTAAAACTATACATCTGACCACAGTCCCGTGAGCATTGGAAGCTTGCTGTGCTTCAGCCCTTCTGTCATCTGTTTATACCAAACCATTAAGTGTTCTGTGAATATACACACCTGATCTGCCCCTCTGTCGGCTTGAATCCACTTACATTCCTACATTAAtaaaaaatgcgaacaagcctgaacggtctcctggcatatatgccactgaaaactcacaccccagaagtgactcgaacccatactgccagaagcaatgcatttgatgtacaggatcccttaaccaacacgaccggacaaaagaggatggtagccgaggctatttccatccccccgccggtacTTAATAAAAAATGTATCATATCCCCTTGCTTGAACATGTTGGGTTCGTGTTCACCATCacatgaatggtccccaagcatccgTCAATTGTAACATAATGCTCCCGCAAGGACTCAAACTTGGGCCGCCAGGAGGGGTAATCCTCCACTACCAGCAAGCCGACTACTGCACACCCACACACTGCCATCGCTAGCGTTGATCAAGGTACCGAGGAAAGGTGTGCCTATTAACGAGGAGTGTAGCAGGGGTGTAGGATCCACGAGAGCCTCTATGAAGAGAGGATCCATGAAGACAGGATCCATGGAGAGGATCCATGAAGACAGGATCCATGAAGACAGGATCCATGAAGACAGGATCCATGAAGACAGGATCCATGAAGACAGGATCCATGAAGACAGGATCCATGAAGACAGGATCCATGAAGAGAGGATCCATGAAGAGAGGATCCATGAAGAGAGGATCCATGAAGACAGGATCCATGAAGACAGGATCCATGAAGACAGGATCCATGAAGAGAGGATCCATGAAGACAGGATCCATGAAGACAGGATCCATGAAGACAGGATCCATGAAGAGAGGATCCATGAAGACAGGATCCATGAAGACAGGATCCATGAAGACAGGATCCATGAAGACAGGATCCATGAAGACAGGATCCATGAAGACAGGATCCATGAAGACAGGATCCATGAAGACAGGATCCATGAAGACAGGATCCATGAAGACAGGATCCATGAAGACAGGATCCATGAAGACAGGATCCATGAAGACAGGATCCATGAAGAGAGGATCCATGAAGGATATAATCCTTCAGTTCTAACCGCGCAAGACGTCTGCCATAAAATCAGTCAATAAATAGTAAAGAAATTCAATAAAAGCGAGAGGCTTTGCCCGGGAACACACTTTACTAATAGGCATGTGGCGGCCCGGCCACGTTTTCATCTCGCCAGAACACGTTTGTGTTCGCAGAAGCGAGTCAAGCAATCAATTCCTGCCTGGCGATGTTTCGCCCATCAGGAGTTTATAATAAGGGTGAAGGCAGCTGGAGTTTTTTCTCAGGGTGTTAATCTTTTTCTTGCGTTCGTTCCTGCGCCGCAACGATAAATGATATGCTAATAATATTGTGgacatatataattttatatataagtTATATAGTTAATTACTCTTACTGTGAATTAAAAACCGAGCTCTTTCATATATTTACACATATTAAAGAATAGAGAGAAGTACTCCCATAATGAGTTAATTCACCCACGCAACAATGCATATTTAACAACAGCTAGACCATAAATACTTGTAAAAGCTAAGATAAGCACGGGGGCGAACGCATCGAAAGCGGACGATTTAATTAAAGCTTCCGTGTATAGTGTCATAAAAACATTTTAGCGACAGTCAGTTGTAAAGTGCCTGTTCCCCCACAGGTAATCTTGTCTTTTTAAGTATATTTCGTCAGTGAGAAATTGTCCTATCATGCAAATTCTCAAGTAATCTTTGCCGCCTCAGGAACCATCCATTTATCTTCAAGAAGCGTGATGGCTAGTTCATCAGGACGGGCTAACGAGTACCGACCACCTCTCGTGGGACTTAAAGGGAACATGTACAccaaacaacccgttctcgcaaatttaataagtcaatattgacttattaaatatgtgcataggtgacatacttaacataatagatacccttaaaaagattcatagaaaacaccgaccttacctaaccttgttagtatcttaagataagcatcttattgcttcgtaattacaattattacctaacctataataggtataggttaagtaataattgcaattacgaagcaataagatgcttatcttaagatactaacaaggttaggtaaggtcggtgttttctatgaatctttttaagggtatctattatgtttagtatatcacctatgcacgtagttaataagtcaatattgactttacgaatttgcgagaacgggttgacaccAAAACACGTCCCGAATGCTTATCCCGTTTTCTTCGCTGCGTCGGACAAAGGTCATTGACTCGACAGCGGATTGACGTTTTCTGTTACACTCACACTGTGGCGCGTGTTTGTAAATATGGCAGACGCAGCCTTCCCTTTACTCTAACAGCTGACGTAGAGTTTCAACCAGAGAGTGCTGAACGCGGCATTGGTTTGTAATGTAAACAGGTGCCCTCCAGAGGTGTATAAACACCAGGGTGAACAGATGGTCGAAAGCTACGGGCGAATCTGACGAGGA harbors:
- the LOC138369329 gene encoding uncharacterized protein; this encodes MDPLFMDPVFMDPVFMDPVFMDPVFMDPVFMDPVFMDPVFMDPVFMDPVFMDPVFMDPVFMDPVFMDPVFMDPLFMDPVFMDPVFMDPVFMDPLFMDPVFMDPVFMDPVFMDPLFMDPLFMDPLFMDPVFMDPVFMDPVFMDPVFMDPVFMDPVFMDPVFMDPLHGSCLHGSSLHRGSRGSYTPATLLVNRHTFPRYLDQR